Within Sandaracinaceae bacterium, the genomic segment CCCCGCGTCGGGGTCTTCGCACACCCCGGTCTCGCAGGGCTCGTCGATGACGCAGGCGCCCTCGACGCAGACCTCGCCCGACGCGCAGTCGGCGGCGGTCGTGCACGCGGGCGCGGGGTCCGAGCAGCCCAGCGCGGTCAGGCAGGTGAGCGTGAAGAGGCGACAGAGCTGGGAGGCGGGCATTCCCCCACGGTACCCGCGAGCCTGGGGGGCGACCCGGCACGAATCGTACGCCGTACGGTCAGTGCCACATCTCGAAGAGGGTCAACCCGATCTCGAAGACGATCAGCCAGATGATCGCCTGCTCCGCGTGATGGGCGCGGTTGCTCTGGAGCACGGCGAGGAGACTGGACGCGCTCTCGTCGAGCAGCTCGATCTTCCGGCCGAGGGCGCGGTGTCGCTCGCCGAGGTCGTACTCGTCGCTGAGCCGGAGCCAGAGCCGCTCGAGGTCGGGGCGGTCCCAGACGATGTCGGGCTTCTCGTCGACCTCGACCCGCCAGACCATCTCCTGACGGACCGCGAGCGCGTGCCCGATGCGGGTCACGAGGTCCTTGGCGCGCCGGGCGGTCTTGCCGCTCTTGCGCATCTTCTCGACCAGGGGCTGCATCTCCTCGAAGACCTTGCCGATGGTCTGCTCGTGGTGGTCGAGCACGACGCTCTTGGCCAGCACGTCGGCCACGATCCGGAGGCGCAGCTCGCCCAGCTCGTCGAGCACGCAGTCGCCGTCCTCGTCGAGGCCCTCGGTGTGCCGACCGGGCAGCGCGCGCACGAGCACGCTGTCGTGGATCCGGTCGGTCGCGGGCTCGACCACCTTGTCCCGGAGCTCGGTGAGCAGGGTCTGCTCCTCGAGGTCGGTCAGGCCGACGGTGACCACCGCGCCGAACGGGAACAGGATGGCCAGCCCCTCGCCCACGCGCCGGGTGACGGGCTGCGTGACGGGACGCCGCCGGCCTCCGGAGCGGAGGTCGAGGCGACGCCCGAGGTACAGCGCCCGGGTGTGGACCTGCTCGCCCTTGGCGAACCAGGGCTCCGGAGGAGCGGGCTGCGCGCCCGCGATGGCATGCACGATCGAGTCAGATAACGCTCGTCCGCGCGCGGTCAATGGCCACCGCGGGAGCCACCTCCCGGCCCGCGGTCAGGGCGAGAGGGGCAGGACCGTCTGGGTGCCGGGCTCGCCGCTGCCCGACCGCATCGAGGCGTCCTCCTTGAAGCGGAAGTTGCCGTCGGACTCGATGCAGTAGTCGAAGCGCCGCCCCGCGTCGGTCACGATGGTGTTGCCCTCGAGCGAGTACGGATCCGACGAGTCGACCATCGAGTTGAACGTGATGTCGCACTCGCAGCCGGGTCCGTCGGTCATGCAGGTCGCGCTCCCGTCGGCTCCGAGCGCCGAGTTGATCGCGGCCTCCGTCACACGGCAGTTCACGATGGTGCAGGCCGGGGGGAGATAGAAGGTGCCCGTGGCCGAGCTCATCACCATTCGCGTGATGGTCGTGGCCGTCACATCGACGGTCCCGTCGATCATGCCCATGGAGCCGCGCACCTGGACCATGTCGGCCGTGCACTCCGCGGGCACGCCCGGCTGCATGAGGACCGGCTCGAGCAGCTCGTCCTTCGTCATGCACACGTCGGCGTAGCACCAGCTCCCGACGGGATCGCCGCCGCAGCGCGCGAAGGCCGGGCAGGTCTCCTCGATGCGGATGGAGCCCATCGCACAGCTGAGCACGGGCGGGCCCGCGTCCGGCTCGGGGACGCCGCCGTCCGGGTCCGGCATCGCGCCGTCCTCGGTCACGCCGCCGTCGGGGTCGGTGGTGCCGCTGTCGGGGTCGGGAGTGGCGCCGTCGCTCTCATCGACGCCGGTGTCGGGGCCGGGCATCGACGCGTCCACGTCCACCTCGCCGCCGTCGCAGCCGACCGCCGCGAGCGCGAGCAAGGAGCCACAGACCAGAGACTTCGTCCACCAAGTGCGCTGCATATCCATCTTCCCTCCAAGACAAGTCGCCAGCCATAGCGGAGGTCGGCCTCGATGGGAAGCGCGGGGAATCGAACAGCGATCGGTAGCCGGGTCCCGACGGCCTCGGTCGACGACCAGCTATCTTGCTTCCCTGTGACACGGATGGCCGCGACGAATCCAGCGCTCGGCCACGCGGAGGCGGACGACCAGGACCCAGGTGGGCTCGACCTCGAGCTCGCGGTCGTCGACGCGCGCCAGGAGCGGGGCGTTCGAGGCGGGCAGCTTGCGATCGAGAATGGCCGGCATGGAGCCGCGCACGCGGGTGCCCTGGTGCGAGGTGCAGCAGGGCGCGAGGAACCGTGAGTCGAACTCGCGCGCGCCGAGGCGGTCGACGCCGAGCTTGGCTTCGCAGGCCATCACCTTGGAGGAGCTGTCGTTTACGAGGGCCACGTCGATGCGGCTCGCGCCGTCGAAGCGGAGGGAGCCGTAGGAGGCGAGCGGCGCCTCGGGGACGGCGCGGCGGCCGACGACGG encodes:
- a CDS encoding RMD1 family protein; translated protein: MHAIAGAQPAPPEPWFAKGEQVHTRALYLGRRLDLRSGGRRRPVTQPVTRRVGEGLAILFPFGAVVTVGLTDLEEQTLLTELRDKVVEPATDRIHDSVLVRALPGRHTEGLDEDGDCVLDELGELRLRIVADVLAKSVVLDHHEQTIGKVFEEMQPLVEKMRKSGKTARRAKDLVTRIGHALAVRQEMVWRVEVDEKPDIVWDRPDLERLWLRLSDEYDLGERHRALGRKIELLDESASSLLAVLQSNRAHHAEQAIIWLIVFEIGLTLFEMWH